One window of Lagenorhynchus albirostris chromosome 16, mLagAlb1.1, whole genome shotgun sequence genomic DNA carries:
- the POLL gene encoding DNA polymerase lambda isoform X1 has product MDSRGILKAFPKRKKIHTNPSSKALAKIPKREDGEEAGEWLSSVWAHVVPTGIGRARAELFEKQIVQHGGHICPAHAPGVTHIVVDEGMDCERALRLLRLPWLPPGAQLVKSAWLSSCLQERRLVDTAGFSIFIPKRYLDQAQLSKADQDSSTPPGASEAQLRTALSPSPPRTRPVSPSWRAEEVASLQAQPGSGGERSDGEETQVGAADLEALISGRYPTPLEGDGEPSPAPEGLDKWVCAQPSSQKATNYNRHITEKLEVLAKAYSVQGDKWRALGYAKAINALKSFHKPVTSYQEAFSISGIGKRMAEKIVEILESGHLRKLDYISESVPVLELFSNIWGAGTKTAQMWYHQGFRNLEDIRNQASLTTQQAIGLKHYDDFLDRMPREEAAEIEQTVREAAQAFNPGLLCVACGSYRRGKATCGDVDVLVTHPDGRSHQGIFSRLLDSLRQRGFLTDDLVSQEENGQQQKYLGVCQLPGPGRRHRRLDIIVVPYSEFACALLYFTGSAHFNRSMRALAKTKGMSLSEHALSTAVVRDTQGLKVGLGQVLPTPTEKDVFRLLGLPYREPAERDW; this is encoded by the exons ATGGACTCCAGGGGCATCTTGAAGGCATTTCCCAAGCGGAAGAAAATTCATACCAATCCATCATCAAAAGCACTTGCAAAGATTCCCAAGAGGGAAGATGGAGAagaagcaggag AGTGGCTGAGCTCCGTGTGGGCGCATGTTGTACCCACTGGCATTGGGCGAGCCCGGGCAGAACTCTTTGAGAAGCAGATTGTCCAGCATGGTGGCCATATATGCCCTGCCCACGCCCCAGGGGTCACTCACATTGTGGTGGATGAAGGCATGGACTGTGAGCGAGCCCTCCGCCTCCTTAGACTGCCCTGGCTGCCCCCAGGTGCTCAGCTGGTGAAGTCAGCCTGGCTGAGCTCGTGCCTACAGGAGAGAAGACTCGTGGACACAGCAGGATTCAGCATCTTCATCCCCAAGAG GTACCTGGATCAAGCACAGCTCAGCAAAGCAGACCAAGACTCTTCGACTCCTCCTGGAGCTAGTGAGGCTCAGCTCAGGAcagccctctctccttcccctcctcgcACCAGACCTGTATCTccttcctggagggcagaggaAGTCGCAAGCCTCCAAGCACAG CCCGGCTCTGGTGGTGAACGCAGTGATGGGGAAGAGACCCAGGTTGGCGCAGCTGATCTGGAAGCCCTGATCAGTGGCCGCTACCCAACCCCCCTTGAGGGAGATGGTGAGCCTAGCCCAGCCCCTGAGGGCCTGGATAAGTGGGTCTGTGCACAGCCTTCGAGCCAGAAGGCGACCAATTACAACCGCCACATCACAGAGAAGCTGGAAGTGCTGGCCAAAGCCTACAGTGTTCAGGGGGACAAGTGGAGAGCCCTGGGCTATGCCAAGGCCATTAATGCCCTCAAGAGCTTCCACAAGCCTGTCACCTCCTACCAG GAGGCCTTCAGTATCTCCGGAATTGGAAAGCGGATGGCTGAAAAGATCGTAGAGATCCTGGAGAGCGGGCATCTGCGGAAGCTGGACTACATCAGTGAAAGCGTGCCTGTCTTAGAGCTCTTCTCTAACATCTGGGGAGCTGGAACCAAGACTGCCCAGATGTGGTACCATCAG GGTTTCCGGAACCTAGAAGACATCCGAAACCAGGCCTCTCTGACTACCCAGCAGGCCATTGGCCTGAAGCATTACGATGACTTCCTGGATCGCATGCCCAGGGAGGAGGCTGCAGAGATTGAGCAGACA GTCCGGGAAGCAGCTCAGGCCTTCAACCCTGGGCTGTTGTGCGTGGCATGTGGTTCATACCGACGGGGGAAGGCAACCTGTGGTGACGTGGATGTGCTGGTCACCCACCCGGACGGCCGGTCTCACCAGGGCATCTTCAGCCGCCTCCTGGACAGCCTCCGGCAGCGAG GGTTCCTGACGGATGACTTGGTGAGCCAGGAGGAGAACGGCCAGCAGCAGAAGTACTTGGGTGTATGCCAGCTCCCAGGGCCAGGGCGGCGGCACCGACGACTGGACATCATTGTGGTTCCCTACAGCGAGTTTGCCTGTGCCCTGCTCTATTTCACTGGCTCTGCCCACTTCAACCGCTCCATGCGGGCTCTGGCCAAGACCAAGGGCATGAGCTTGTCGGAGCATGCGCTCAGCACAGCTGTGGTCCGGGACACCCAAGGCCTCAAGGTGGGGCTTGGCCAAGTACTGCCCACCCCCACTGAGAAGGATGTCTTCAGGCTCTTAGGCCTGCCCTACCGAGAACCAGCTGAGCGGGACTGGTGA
- the POLL gene encoding DNA polymerase lambda isoform X3 — translation MEKKQEEAFSISGIGKRMAEKIVEILESGHLRKLDYISESVPVLELFSNIWGAGTKTAQMWYHQGFRNLEDIRNQASLTTQQAIGLKHYDDFLDRMPREEAAEIEQTVREAAQAFNPGLLCVACGSYRRGKATCGDVDVLVTHPDGRSHQGIFSRLLDSLRQRGFLTDDLVSQEENGQQQKYLGVCQLPGPGRRHRRLDIIVVPYSEFACALLYFTGSAHFNRSMRALAKTKGMSLSEHALSTAVVRDTQGLKVGLGQVLPTPTEKDVFRLLGLPYREPAERDW, via the exons ATGGAGAagaagcaggag GAGGCCTTCAGTATCTCCGGAATTGGAAAGCGGATGGCTGAAAAGATCGTAGAGATCCTGGAGAGCGGGCATCTGCGGAAGCTGGACTACATCAGTGAAAGCGTGCCTGTCTTAGAGCTCTTCTCTAACATCTGGGGAGCTGGAACCAAGACTGCCCAGATGTGGTACCATCAG GGTTTCCGGAACCTAGAAGACATCCGAAACCAGGCCTCTCTGACTACCCAGCAGGCCATTGGCCTGAAGCATTACGATGACTTCCTGGATCGCATGCCCAGGGAGGAGGCTGCAGAGATTGAGCAGACA GTCCGGGAAGCAGCTCAGGCCTTCAACCCTGGGCTGTTGTGCGTGGCATGTGGTTCATACCGACGGGGGAAGGCAACCTGTGGTGACGTGGATGTGCTGGTCACCCACCCGGACGGCCGGTCTCACCAGGGCATCTTCAGCCGCCTCCTGGACAGCCTCCGGCAGCGAG GGTTCCTGACGGATGACTTGGTGAGCCAGGAGGAGAACGGCCAGCAGCAGAAGTACTTGGGTGTATGCCAGCTCCCAGGGCCAGGGCGGCGGCACCGACGACTGGACATCATTGTGGTTCCCTACAGCGAGTTTGCCTGTGCCCTGCTCTATTTCACTGGCTCTGCCCACTTCAACCGCTCCATGCGGGCTCTGGCCAAGACCAAGGGCATGAGCTTGTCGGAGCATGCGCTCAGCACAGCTGTGGTCCGGGACACCCAAGGCCTCAAGGTGGGGCTTGGCCAAGTACTGCCCACCCCCACTGAGAAGGATGTCTTCAGGCTCTTAGGCCTGCCCTACCGAGAACCAGCTGAGCGGGACTGGTGA
- the POLL gene encoding DNA polymerase lambda isoform X4, translating into MEKKQEPGSGGERSDGEETQEAFSISGIGKRMAEKIVEILESGHLRKLDYISESVPVLELFSNIWGAGTKTAQMWYHQGFRNLEDIRNQASLTTQQAIGLKHYDDFLDRMPREEAAEIEQTVREAAQAFNPGLLCVACGSYRRGKATCGDVDVLVTHPDGRSHQGIFSRLLDSLRQRGFLTDDLVSQEENGQQQKYLGVCQLPGPGRRHRRLDIIVVPYSEFACALLYFTGSAHFNRSMRALAKTKGMSLSEHALSTAVVRDTQGLKVGLGQVLPTPTEKDVFRLLGLPYREPAERDW; encoded by the exons ATGGAGAagaagcaggag CCCGGCTCTGGTGGTGAACGCAGTGATGGGGAAGAGACCCAG GAGGCCTTCAGTATCTCCGGAATTGGAAAGCGGATGGCTGAAAAGATCGTAGAGATCCTGGAGAGCGGGCATCTGCGGAAGCTGGACTACATCAGTGAAAGCGTGCCTGTCTTAGAGCTCTTCTCTAACATCTGGGGAGCTGGAACCAAGACTGCCCAGATGTGGTACCATCAG GGTTTCCGGAACCTAGAAGACATCCGAAACCAGGCCTCTCTGACTACCCAGCAGGCCATTGGCCTGAAGCATTACGATGACTTCCTGGATCGCATGCCCAGGGAGGAGGCTGCAGAGATTGAGCAGACA GTCCGGGAAGCAGCTCAGGCCTTCAACCCTGGGCTGTTGTGCGTGGCATGTGGTTCATACCGACGGGGGAAGGCAACCTGTGGTGACGTGGATGTGCTGGTCACCCACCCGGACGGCCGGTCTCACCAGGGCATCTTCAGCCGCCTCCTGGACAGCCTCCGGCAGCGAG GGTTCCTGACGGATGACTTGGTGAGCCAGGAGGAGAACGGCCAGCAGCAGAAGTACTTGGGTGTATGCCAGCTCCCAGGGCCAGGGCGGCGGCACCGACGACTGGACATCATTGTGGTTCCCTACAGCGAGTTTGCCTGTGCCCTGCTCTATTTCACTGGCTCTGCCCACTTCAACCGCTCCATGCGGGCTCTGGCCAAGACCAAGGGCATGAGCTTGTCGGAGCATGCGCTCAGCACAGCTGTGGTCCGGGACACCCAAGGCCTCAAGGTGGGGCTTGGCCAAGTACTGCCCACCCCCACTGAGAAGGATGTCTTCAGGCTCTTAGGCCTGCCCTACCGAGAACCAGCTGAGCGGGACTGGTGA
- the POLL gene encoding DNA polymerase lambda isoform X2, whose amino-acid sequence MDSRGILKAFPKRKKIHTNPSSKALAKIPKREDGEEAGEWLSSVWAHVVPTGIGRARAELFEKQIVQHGGHICPAHAPGVTHIVVDEGMDCERALRLLRLPWLPPGAQLVKSAWLSSCLQERRLVDTAGFSIFIPKRYLDQAQLSKADQDSSTPPGASEAQLRTALSPSPPRTRPVSPSWRAEEVASLQAQPGSGGERSDGEETQVGAADLEALISGRYPTPLEGDGEPSPAPEGLDKWVCAQPSSQKATNYNRHITEKLEVLAKAYSVQGDKWRALGYAKAINALKSFHKPVTSYQGFRNLEDIRNQASLTTQQAIGLKHYDDFLDRMPREEAAEIEQTVREAAQAFNPGLLCVACGSYRRGKATCGDVDVLVTHPDGRSHQGIFSRLLDSLRQRGFLTDDLVSQEENGQQQKYLGVCQLPGPGRRHRRLDIIVVPYSEFACALLYFTGSAHFNRSMRALAKTKGMSLSEHALSTAVVRDTQGLKVGLGQVLPTPTEKDVFRLLGLPYREPAERDW is encoded by the exons ATGGACTCCAGGGGCATCTTGAAGGCATTTCCCAAGCGGAAGAAAATTCATACCAATCCATCATCAAAAGCACTTGCAAAGATTCCCAAGAGGGAAGATGGAGAagaagcaggag AGTGGCTGAGCTCCGTGTGGGCGCATGTTGTACCCACTGGCATTGGGCGAGCCCGGGCAGAACTCTTTGAGAAGCAGATTGTCCAGCATGGTGGCCATATATGCCCTGCCCACGCCCCAGGGGTCACTCACATTGTGGTGGATGAAGGCATGGACTGTGAGCGAGCCCTCCGCCTCCTTAGACTGCCCTGGCTGCCCCCAGGTGCTCAGCTGGTGAAGTCAGCCTGGCTGAGCTCGTGCCTACAGGAGAGAAGACTCGTGGACACAGCAGGATTCAGCATCTTCATCCCCAAGAG GTACCTGGATCAAGCACAGCTCAGCAAAGCAGACCAAGACTCTTCGACTCCTCCTGGAGCTAGTGAGGCTCAGCTCAGGAcagccctctctccttcccctcctcgcACCAGACCTGTATCTccttcctggagggcagaggaAGTCGCAAGCCTCCAAGCACAG CCCGGCTCTGGTGGTGAACGCAGTGATGGGGAAGAGACCCAGGTTGGCGCAGCTGATCTGGAAGCCCTGATCAGTGGCCGCTACCCAACCCCCCTTGAGGGAGATGGTGAGCCTAGCCCAGCCCCTGAGGGCCTGGATAAGTGGGTCTGTGCACAGCCTTCGAGCCAGAAGGCGACCAATTACAACCGCCACATCACAGAGAAGCTGGAAGTGCTGGCCAAAGCCTACAGTGTTCAGGGGGACAAGTGGAGAGCCCTGGGCTATGCCAAGGCCATTAATGCCCTCAAGAGCTTCCACAAGCCTGTCACCTCCTACCAG GGTTTCCGGAACCTAGAAGACATCCGAAACCAGGCCTCTCTGACTACCCAGCAGGCCATTGGCCTGAAGCATTACGATGACTTCCTGGATCGCATGCCCAGGGAGGAGGCTGCAGAGATTGAGCAGACA GTCCGGGAAGCAGCTCAGGCCTTCAACCCTGGGCTGTTGTGCGTGGCATGTGGTTCATACCGACGGGGGAAGGCAACCTGTGGTGACGTGGATGTGCTGGTCACCCACCCGGACGGCCGGTCTCACCAGGGCATCTTCAGCCGCCTCCTGGACAGCCTCCGGCAGCGAG GGTTCCTGACGGATGACTTGGTGAGCCAGGAGGAGAACGGCCAGCAGCAGAAGTACTTGGGTGTATGCCAGCTCCCAGGGCCAGGGCGGCGGCACCGACGACTGGACATCATTGTGGTTCCCTACAGCGAGTTTGCCTGTGCCCTGCTCTATTTCACTGGCTCTGCCCACTTCAACCGCTCCATGCGGGCTCTGGCCAAGACCAAGGGCATGAGCTTGTCGGAGCATGCGCTCAGCACAGCTGTGGTCCGGGACACCCAAGGCCTCAAGGTGGGGCTTGGCCAAGTACTGCCCACCCCCACTGAGAAGGATGTCTTCAGGCTCTTAGGCCTGCCCTACCGAGAACCAGCTGAGCGGGACTGGTGA